Below is a genomic region from Rana temporaria chromosome 3, aRanTem1.1, whole genome shotgun sequence.
AGTAGTGAGGATTAGGTGTACCTACCTTGGGGTTGGTGATGAGTAGTGAGGATTAGGTGTACCTACCTTGGGGTTGGAGGTGAGTAGTGAGAATTAGATGTACCTACCTTGGGGTTGGAGATGAGTAGAGAGGATTAGATGTACCTACCTTGGGGTTGGAGGTGATGAGTGAGGGTTAGGTGTACCTACCTTGGGGTTGGTGATGAGTTGCTGCTCATCCTGGTGGAGTAGAGCCCTGGAGTAGGACTCGGAGTTGTTGACATAGATCTGTAGACACGGGTAGAGAGAGGTCCCCTTACAGTCGGTGCCGCAGGTGAAGATACACTCGAAGGTCTCCCCGATCTGTTGTACGGACAGGACGGTACAGTTGGCGGTGGTTCCCTGCAGGTCCTGTAGAGCCGGGTTGAGCCAGCAGAAGCCGAGGATGAAGAGGGACACGACCCCGGAGATGATGAGGAATAAGCCCAGTCGGATACTCTTGTCCTCGGCCTCCGAGTACTCATAAGATACCCGGAACTTGGCCATGATGGTGCGGGGCTGTGCGAGGAGGACTTCACATGTACATGGCTCTGAGTGCGGGGCTGACGAGGCGCCGGAGGAGAGGAGCCGGGGGGAAGTCAGCCATGGACTTTGTTATCATTTCCACACTGCGAGGAAATCAGTGTGCGCTTCATAGCACCTCCCCCCACACATACACAGGGCGGGAACCATCATCCTCTCCACCAATGGGAGCGCATACACTGCACACATCGCTCCCCCTCCACCAATAGCGGACACCCAGCAACGGGAGACAGGTGAACGCTGAGCACAACTCGTTGCTAACACTTTTTCTAGAGTCCCTGTCACCGACAGAAAGTGGAGTGTTATGGAGggaaaacatatactgtatgtgccttACTTGCAGTGCCTCATTCAAAGCCACTGCATACTGCCCTGAGAGGCTGTCTTCTGGTGCTACAAATCAGCTACTGATACTGAGAAAAGTTGCACCACTCGTCCACCCCCTCTGCCCTCACCACCAATCACAGAACTCGTATTACTACAAACCCAGGACGCATATCGTTCTGTGAATGGACTCATTCAATGGCTCCACCCCCATTCAGAAGGGGGCGGACCAGCGGCACAACTTTCCTCAGTAGCAGTGGCTGctgttaaagagaaagtaaaccctgatgggttttactttctATTACCTTGCAAAGTataagcataatgtgctagtatgcatctcatactatcacatcatgtgacacttacctgcaaacgaagcccacgCCGTCCCCACTGTGAACTTGCTGGAAAATGTGACTACTTCAGGAAATGCCCGTTCCCTAGTACATCCTCCTCCCTCCTTGCATGTCATAGGCCTCTCCTCTTCTATgagggttttattgctgtctgtgctggcCAAGCTGTTCCACCCTTTCCCCACCCcccataagtttttttttttatagctgccaGGAGAGGGGCAACAATGAATAATTTACAGCAGCCTTTCTTAACCACAGTTCCTTCAAAAGCTGCTTATGGTTGCCTTTCAGATACAGTAAGTAACcactgtagggttgccacctcatcctttAAAGCCTAAACACATAAATTACACAGgatctgaggctaatttaatgtagataaggcaccaagtgagtttaattaccaccttaactgcttgcctactgccggccgtcatatgacggccagaTGGTGCAGCTCTCATAGGGTGGGCGCGCACGCGTCACTGGAAAACCGATGCGCATGCCCGGTGGcgcaatgtctgccgggcacccgcaattgcccagtcatcaagcaggactgtggatctgtgtgtgtaaacacacagatccacgtcctgtcagaggagaggagaccgatggtgtgtt
It encodes:
- the KCNMB4 gene encoding calcium-activated potassium channel subunit beta-4, translating into MAKFRVSYEYSEAEDKSIRLGLFLIISGVVSLFILGFCWLNPALQDLQGTTANCTVLSVQQIGETFECIFTCGTDCKGTSLYPCLQIYVNNSESYSRALLHQDEQQLITNPKCSYIPPCERENQKNSESVLRFEKYWNKEVGFEPFICYFNQHRRPEDVLLKRSHDANVLLHCFLWPLVTFIVGVLIVLLTICARSLAVKAEAIQKRKYS